The window TAGAATACAGAAATTGTTTTTActttcagcagcacagaattCAGGCTGTTGCCCATTGCTAGTGTGGAGGGATCCACCTGCATGTTCCCATCATGCTGCAGTGGTGTGTTTGGAAAACCTTTATAGAAGACAAAGCCCTGTTGTCCCCACAAGAGCTCCCCAAAGGGTGACTTCACACCCCCTTGATCTGTGAAATTGAATAAATGCAAAGTTACTGCAGAGATGTCCCACGGATGCTGCTGGGAATCTTAATctgggaatttatttttctgtcaagGAGCCCTGCGTGGACACTATTCCACAAAGTATTTTATctgtagctgctgctgctggaaggagagAATTTGTCTGTGGTTTCCTGTTGGAGTGTATCAAAATTATTCCCTCAGACTGGACTTCTGCCCTTCTTCCCTAGGAAAGAATCACAAGGCCCAGTGTGGAGAGGAGCACATGGATCCCTCTTGGAGGCCATGTCAGCAGTGCAGGGAGTGACTGTGAGGGTGGCTTGTCAGAAATGTGATGTGTGACATGAGCCCTATTAAAGTGTTGCAGCAGCTTTTGCTgtgactgtccctgtgcaggaggGGTGTGCACTTGAGTTTAccctttccctggagctgtggtCCCTGAGAGCTGTTGTCAGCAGCTCTGGAACACCTGCCTTCCATACCTTATCCTCACCTGCTAATCTTTCTGTCCCCACGTGCATTTGCATAAGCAAAGTCAGAATTGGACTGTTCCAGCTGAGTCTGTCCTGGTGCTACCTTCTTAAGCCCTGAACAAGCTTCTCAGGGTACTCAGGTACATGGGAATGAGACTGGGAATGCACTGAGATTCTGGGAATGAGACTCATGAGGTGCTCAAAATAACACAGTTCCTAGCACTACGTGCAATCACAGGACAATTGTGTTGAGCTGGGCTTGATGCCACTGCCAGGGCTCACATGGGgctctgtcttggtttgaaaagacagatgtctgctaaggaaggcaggagcctcccttgaaatggCAAAtgcaaaccccctccctccaaattattataattttgaaatttaggGGCTCttaggcaaagatatgggaataggaataacagccCTTTactaagaaaattaaaataaaaatgcagtagtacaaaaaaacctgacagagtcagtcagtcagggtgttggtagcagtccacTTTTGTTTGTCTTAAAATGTCAATCACACAGAGGTGTATTCAGCTTTTTAATTGGTTTAACCAGATGTCAATATTCAAACTAGCCATTGATTGGTTTTGTCAGGCACAGAGGAAACTGATAGCAGATTCTCTTAGAAAAATCATTTCTGTGGTGgcttcttccctcctcaccAAATGTCAATTAATTCAAAACTAGCACAGGTCCTGTGGTGGTGTAGATGGTCCTGTTTTCCCAATCTCAGATTTTTATCCTGGTAAGAATGCTTGGCTCTTctccctgggtggagcatctctcAGTGAGATtatgtaattttcagtcatgcagtgagatTCagtggcccattaacagcagatatcccctggagggaggatgtgttgtggaagagataaagagcACTGCCCCCCACCTGGTTTAAtagctggcccattaacagaggAATATCCCCCCTGGAAttatgggtcatggaagagatggagaacattgctccacctggtttcaacagatggtGGTAGAATACATACTGCTGGtcacatcttgcattgcaacctaaGACAGGATCCGAGTTCTTTGTTCCTTGGGGTGCTGACTGAATGTGGTTTTGGCAATATTACCTTCTTTGGTGGGGTGCTAGAATATATATTGGGTCAAATTCAGCTCCTAGGTGTGATATCTAGCAACTAAGGTTAAACCTTAATCAGACTCCCAGTTCTCTCATTAGCCATGTTAGAACATCTTTGTGAGGGGCCATTCCCAGAAAGTGATAATAAATGTTCTGCACAAGCTGCTGTGTAGTTGAGTGATCCACCTGTCCTCTCATGAGGAATATCACTATAATATTCAGACCCTTTGAGGATCCTTCAAGAAATTCTGGGACTCACCATCTCAGCCACATGCAGAGTGAGACAAGACACAGTTAATGATGTATCTTTCTATTGATGCTCGTAACCTTTATTTGGTCACTGCTAGAAAACATACAGTGAATTCCCTTGCCTCCCTCTGGTTATCTTGAAACTTGTGGAGTgttaagattttatttctttcttttcatgtaGCTTTTGCTTACATGAGGCATTTTAGTAGTTCCCATGATTGAATAATCTAACCCAGCAGAAGGACTCTCTGAAACCCTGTCTTATAGGAGGACTCATGATGGTCTTTCAGTGTTAAgcaagtttatttttcctgctaaCCTGTTAGTATTTCTTACTGCAGAGGAAAAGCTCTAATCAAaaactcattttcatttttaccaAGTTCATGCTTTCTCTGTCTCATGTAAGTAAGATCCAGGCTTGTGGGTACCAGAATATCAAGAAAACTTAAGATTTTGACTTTAGgcaaatacaagaaaatataaTGCAACAGACAGGAAGAGAGGTCCAGCACAGATGTCTAATGTGttagttttatttaaagatGATCTGTCGGTGCTAGCGTaagaaatgttctttaaaaaaaacatcaaataaataaataaataaataaataaaaataggaataaCTTTCTGTTGAGGAGCTTAGAAAGCATCTGGCTTTCATCTTGGGAGGAAGGGGTACTGTAAAGCattctgcagagcagggaataAGGAGGAGGTTGATCCTAATTTCTCCGGGAACctgcaaagcaaacacaaaataaatgttactAAAATCTGGTTTTGTCTTGGTACGTGTCACCATTGTCAGCAGTGCTTTTGAAAAACTGATACTAGCTGAAATACTAGGCTCAAATTAATTCCATTCTCAAACTGTGCCTTCTTAAAGACTTAAATGAgaagctgctccttccctgtcccatGGCATGGACACGGTCTGTGCTGTTCAGTGAAATGGCTTAGACAGGACTCACCATTGCAGCCCATCCCGCTCAGGGAGCCGATCCGGTCAATCCTCCTCCCAAAACAGCCAGAATCTCTCATCATCCTGGGCATCTGCAGCCCCCTCAGCCTCTTGAGGAAGGGGTCCCTGTAGGACAGAGGGGTGTTGGGTGCAAGCCTCGGTTCAGCCTTCTGATTGTCACTGTCATCAACGAGTTCTGACAGGATCTCCTCCTGGGTTTTGGGTTCTTGCAGGTCAGGATTGGACTCCAGGGCTTCGATCATTGCAATTTTATCCTCCAGTCTCTCCAGCAGAGCCTGTAAGAGAAGGATTAAATTAATGAAACTCCTTGTTTTGGAGTCATTTGCTAACTCTTCGAGTAATTCTCTTCTGCATTCATTGATGGTCCCATAGCCCACCCTAGGGAGACTGACAGGTTGGATCCCAGCCTGACTGGTGGTTGTTGGGTTCTGTCGTCTGCATTATATCCTTGTTCACAGTAATTCCATCCATGGGAAAATACAGCTTCACTTTGTGGACTGAATGAAGCAGCTTGCCACCATGTGTATCTTACTGGCAAGGTTAGAAGATGTCTTGGCAGAGGAGAAAATGCAAGATGTGGGCTGCACAAGAGAGAGACCACTCAGCCCACCAGTGGTACACAAGTCTGAGAGAACCTCTAGCCACACAGCCCACTCCCACATTCTAAGAAGATGCTTTGTCACCCCTGGCTATTTCAATGGACATCACTTGGAGAAGCTGTTGGTGTTTTCACTAATCTCTGCCCCAGGGATTGCAGGATTGCTACTCCTTAAAGTAACTGAAAATACCTGTATGGTAAATTCCTGCCTGTTGTGTGATTGCTTCCTGGGTAccattctttgtcctttgtaaAGCTTTGTGTAACAGGTCAGATAACCTCCTCAAGGGCAGCACAACCAATTAGAGGAATGTAATTGCCCATCTCTAGAATATGAGTAGAGAGAAATATGCCTTATGGCTTTCCTGACAGTGAGTACATTTGGAAGCCACTCTTCCTGGCTGCTGCAAACAGCCCAGAGGCAGCTTTAGCTTCAGTTGTCCTTATCAGCTCAGGGAGTTTGTTCTTAGGGTCTGAGAACAGCTTTGAGAAGCTGGTCACTGGTACCAGCCCAAGGAAAGGTTTGAGCTTCCAGATCCCATCAGAGTCTCGAGCTTGTACTGTGCCGTACCAATGGATTTTCTCTATTATTTGTTAAAATTCTTAGCTGGTAATTTTATAGCTCTGAAAGCTTTTCTGGATGAACCACACTAAATGATTTTGTTACTCCTCTAGTAATATTTCTAAAAGTTTGTCTTTGGGTACTTCACTTTGCCTCCTCATCTCTCATCCATACACATCCAGATCTCTCAAATTCCCAAAGCCAGAGCCATATGGCTgtcctgctgagcagggataGACATACAGAGAGCAAGATAGACAGGACCCCACCTCAAAGTTTTCTATTTGTTCTTATGGAGCTACTCTGatgattttttccttccctggaacTTTGTTCTCAggaaaatgtatatttaaaaaaaaaaaagaaccgaAATGCCAAAGCAGACGTCCTAAAACATCACAGTTTTGGTTCCCACTACTGCCCAGGAGCTCAGGTGAACCCAGCATGGGAGGATATTGCCCTACAGAGCTTCTCTGAACCCCTCTGAAGAGCTGAGGCTTTGTCCCCTGGCATGTGATGGTTGATGTGGTTATTGCGGTCCAGTCATGCAAAAGGAAGGCAAAGAACCACCTCACGCTCTGCTAAGCACCCCAAAAGTTTAACTTTGCAAAATGAGAGTCCTCACCTCCATGCTGGCTAGTTCTTTGGCAGGGCTGAGGCTGTAGATAGGGTTGGCTCTGCTGGACTGGAGCTGGATGAGAAGCAGCAAGAGGAAGCCACAGAAAAATGAGCCTTTAGTGTCCATGGCGCTGACTTCGTTGGGAAGGGGAAGTTcaagctgctttttctgagaTGTCCCTTCAAGTCTCTCTCTTCCTTGTCCTGTTGTCTCTCTTCTGAAGCTTGTCTTTTATACTCTTTGGGTGATCCCTGCTTCCTAGGTTATCAGTGGGTTTATCTTGGGCACATTCCAGTCCCATTGCAGGCATGCAGCTCTGTCAAGGGAAGATTCCCTTTATTAGCTGTCAttaggcagcagctgctgttgctgagGAATGTATGTCACAAGTCAGTGATTTCATGTCACTCCCCCTCCTCTTGATACCAGGCGCTGTGATTACATAGTCCAGTTGGAAATTCTTAGCAATTCTCTTTCAAGAGACCCCTATGGTCAGATTTACAGAGAAGGGAAACAATCCCAAAACTACTCTAAACTTTGCTCAGTTAGAAGATTTCCATAAGGAAATTGCCTTTTGCAGGGGATACAACAGGCTTTCAAATGAGTATTTGGTGGAGAGTCAAGAATGAAGATAAATCGACTTTCAGGACACCTAAAGAGTATTATGCTCGCTTTCCTTCTATATATGGAATATGCGCGGCCACCGCATACCACAGAGTGTGCTGAAAATCCCAGATTTGGGCCACTTCTCTTTTCCCATTGCTTCTGAGGTGAAATCACCGCTGAGACTTTGTATTTGTGTGTTACCAACAAGAGCAGCACCTCGATCTGCACCTCAGTGCGGACTGACTGTGGGGAGAGCGAGTGCCTCCAGCGCTCCGCGACAACCGGCTTCGGCACCTCTAGTGTTTATTAACAGCCAAATGTTTAAATAATGGGATTTCATTGATGGTAAGGCTTGACCCTGCAtcaataaaatttaaagaacAGGCAGCCAGATTCAGCGATAATCTTCTTCTACCGTCATACAAGAAAGAAACTTTTTCGATGAGAGCTTAAATAGGTGGCTTTTGGTGTTATTCAGAAAGGTATCAGAATCTGTCCCAAAGAAAGACTGGATGAATTTGTGTATATGGGTGTTTTGTGAGGagttaaaacaaaatctttcgTTTAAcgtattaaaaacaaaaagtatttGTTTCTTTGAGTGCTGAATGTCTTTAAATTAGCTAGAAACTGTCTATTCTTAAATGAGCAATTGCAAAGGTACAGAAATGCTTCAAATTTCTCTTCCACCGGTGTCTTTGTGCATATagtataattaaaaattaatcttttttacagaaatgcaaaagtTCTAAATCATGAAgcaatggctttttttttttttttgcattttcctaatgtttcttgttattttaaattgaagCAACAAATGTGTAAGTTAAATGTCAGTCTAGTAATAATTTGTTGACCCTTCATATGAACATAGATCTTGAAAGAATCTCCTGAGTAcactttcaaaataataatagaatGATAAAGTATTTCCCGTGTCTTAAATGTCTTAACATGGTGTTTATGTACAAACGTGTGCACATACTGTTCACATGATCAGCTACCAAAATTATACCAGAAAGGACATTCTCAAGGTTGTGAAGTCACACTCGAATGctactttttcctaatatagCCCGAAGTCAGCCCAACTCTGTGTGTGTTCTGATGAAGCCCTTTATTGTAAGAGCTTTCTATTTTTCCtcaatgcttttatttttcagagcatGGAGGCAACACTAGTTTTTTATGTTATTGTGTGCTTCAACActtattttgtgcttttattaATGAACTAAAATCCTgatagcttcttttttttttttaaattaacactCTATTCTGCAGCGTCTGTATAATTCATTAATTAGTTACAAGtattctgctcctgctgctcttggtgTGCATGTTTGTTTGTGCCAAGgtgttactttgttttgtaaACTGCAAAAGTAGGAAAAGATAAACCAGAATTATTCATTAATTTTGAGTGTCCAATTTAAGATAATTAGAATCTGTTAttgtatttcttgtttctttctttttacacACCCCCATGCACCAAGTATTCTCTAGTGCTCTCTCTgtacaaaaacattttgtagCTTGCTCTGAGTTTTCCtttgtgtctgttttttttttttgcacagcagcccctggggcacAGCAAGAAATGGAGGGCCACAATATTAATCTcagatgggaaatatttttctttgagtgACATGTCCCTGTGAAACAATCTAATTTTCCACGATTTTAGTAATTAAGTCGGACCCTGAGATAGTCCTTTCTTTActggtttgttcctttttgtgttCTGTGTTCATGGCAGGTAAATAAGATGCAGCAGCATGACTTCAGCCTCGACAATACTTTTCTAAGACAGGAAGCTTTTGTGCTCTATTCCATGTACAATGTAGAGAAGTGTAGAGATGGGATAAAGTGGCTGCCTGTCACAGTAGCAGTTGTATTTGCACTGCCAAATTCTGCCCTGGATTATCCATCTTGCAGTTCTGCCAAAGCAAATAGAGTGTATAATGTCAGAACTCAGCTCACCTTTGTTAAAGCTATAAAAGTCACTTGTTTATCTCGGTGTTTATCACCCTGGTAAATTAATATGAACTTCAGGCTTTATAGCCCAGCAGCAGAGAGTCAAGATTTAGGCATTGCCCATGCTCAGCTGGGCATTTCCCTAGTAAAATATCTGCCTTACCAGGGCAGCAGGTTCTTCTAAAAAAGCTTGCTGTGACTGGTTTTAGGGAACCTGGCACATTTCCCCCTCTTCCCAGGGTATGGGATGGGAGGTGTGGTGACATGAGGCTCCGTTAGAGCAGCTCTGGTCACTCAGATCAGAGAGGGAGAGCACcgaggctgctgctggcagcacgtGTGTGGATCCTGTGATGAGGATGGACAGAGCTCAGCTGAGATGACATTGCCCCTTCCCCAGCAAGATGATTCTGTGTCCTTATTTTTCAGCCTGTAAAGCTCAGGACTATGAACCTGGGGGCTGGTGCCATGTGGGTTCCATCTGCTGATGGACAGACCTGCCCTAAGTGCTGCCCTGACCTGCTGCACATCCTCCTGCTGCACATTCTCCTTACTGCCATTCTGCGCTGAAAAGTGTGAGCTGTGCACAGAGCCTCCTGTTCTGAGCATCCTTTCATCTCCCACTTACAAAACCTTTGACAAAACTATGCCACACCCCACCCAGGCTCTCTTTCCCTGCACGTTAGTTAGATTGAGAAAGAAATGAATAGATGAGGCCATCAGACAAGAACCAAAACAGAAGTGTAAAAATGGCTGGAGTGGCCATCCAGCAATTAAGTGGTGCCTCTCTTTTTCCAAGGGGGGGAATTAATTTTCATCCTAAACACGGATTGTTTGTCCCGGTGATGGTGATATCTCTGTGCTGCCCCTTCCTTTGCCGGACCCCCCAGGCTCAGTGCCgggagccccgggcagggcggTGCTCGGCGTGGGGGGCGATTGGCGTCTGTCCCGGGTGCTGAAGACCTCGCGGCCGTTCGCCGGCAGCTGCCAGGTGAATTTTTAAAGCGATGGAGCCCCTCTGTCCTTAGAAGTGCCCCTATGCCGTGCCAAGCCTGGCACTGATACCAGCGGCGTAGCCCGTGGCACAGGGTAGGCCAGTACCTGGCATTAACCCCTAGGCCAGTGCCCACCTCCGGGAAGGATTCCCTGGTAGCAGCAGTGAAGCCATCGGGAAGGACATGCTGGCTCACTGCCCCggagctggcagcagtgccCGGCAGTGCCACCTCAGTACAGTGTGGAGGGTCGCTGACACCGTCCTGGAAGGGTGCAAGCACCATCCTTCGTGCTGCTGCTGCGACCCTCCAGCAAAAGGTGGGATGTTCTGGCCAGGGTCAGGATCGAGCCCTTAAAGCAGAGGGAGACGAGCACTCTGCATTTCTGTATCCTCTGACCGTCTGTTAAACCGTCaccaaaaaaaagcccacccAAAAATGGCAACGTAGGCTTGGCACAAAGTTTATTGCTCCGTGCCGCACTGCCGTGGCAGGTACGAGGGCAGCCTGGTAAGGTTTGGCTGCTGAACGCCGGCCTGGAGATCCAGGAAGATCTTGGGAGCCGGTCCCGGCTTCGGCTTCTCCATGTGCTCCAGAAACCTGTGAAAGAAGGGCAGAGAGCTGCGGGGGAAGCCGCTCCGAGGCTTTCAGCCGGGGACAGCGGCAGCCCCGGCACCTACGGGCTCTGTGCTGCCGCATCCCAGCCCCGTCTGCGCCCCGGTCCTCTCCATCCTCGTCCCAAAGAGG is drawn from Hirundo rustica isolate bHirRus1 chromosome 22, bHirRus1.pri.v3, whole genome shotgun sequence and contains these coding sequences:
- the NPPA gene encoding natriuretic peptides A, which gives rise to MDTKGSFFCGFLLLLLIQLQSSRANPIYSLSPAKELASMEALLERLEDKIAMIEALESNPDLQEPKTQEEILSELVDDSDNQKAEPRLAPNTPLSYRDPFLKRLRGLQMPRMMRDSGCFGRRIDRIGSLSGMGCNGESCLSHFTEQHRPCPCHGTGKEQLLI